The DNA segment ACATAAAAATACCGTTAAAATATCTTCTAGAGCTTATATTAAACACTCCAACAATAAGTGAAATAATTGAAGACAAAGTAAGTTATATTTTCCCTTGTTCTTTCTCTCCATTCTTAATAATAATTCTCCTTTTCATTTCTAATATAAATATTCTATTATCTCTAACTATAATTATTCTACATACCTTATTAAATTCATTTTTAAATAGAATATTAATATAGTTTCAAATAAAACTATACTAATATTCTCTATCTACAACATGTAAAACCTTATGATTAGATATTAAATTTTCATCTTTAAAAAACTCTGGATATACTTCATAATTTTTTATATCTTTAAGTGGAATCCATTCCAATTTTTCTTTAATACCATCTTCTGTTAAACTTTCATTAATTAAAAGATAATTATCTATTGGCTTCATATAATAATAAATGGATATTTCATGAAAATGTTCCCCAGTAGAGTCTAAGGTAAAGAAATTTTCATGAATATATCCCATTCTATCTATTTCAAATAATATTCCAGTCTCTTCATGGACTTCTCTTATTACTGCTTGTTCCATACTT comes from the Senegalia massiliensis genome and includes:
- a CDS encoding NUDIX hydrolase, whose amino-acid sequence is MDCTFKTEQGKFNYRVGAIIINENKVLMVKSNREPYYYSVGGRVNLHESMEQAVIREVHEETGILFEIDRMGYIHENFFTLDSTGEHFHEISIYYYMKPIDNYLLINESLTEDGIKEKLEWIPLKDIKNYEVYPEFFKDENLISNHKVLHVVDREY